CTCTGATACCATCTGtggcttggaatacaaattgaatctgatacggggcattgttttaccaaaggtttccttagtggctttcgcacacatggaagttattggtttccagcctatataccatattcaaataactgaactaataaaagtaggtatttaattttcagaataaaaatgaatataatGTTCATCTATgtcaattttacaaaacataaaaggaattacaaaagatataccaaaaaaattaaacaacagaggatttatCAAAGACAATTTCagaaatataaattcataaaaatcacctatgaacgccttaaacgccatatctcggctaagcaggctgaagggctacaacatgaatttatgcatcttaattaacttcgaaccttgtgtttattatttcctggttcgtctttcaaccttatgttcaaccatgaacccttatattacattaaattccagaatttaaatgaaatcttttatcatttcaatttaattccaagttacaaataaataaagatcatggtttagtaatgggatgatttaacacaaatGATTTAGgctgtcattcaggctaatatatgaaatataaaaattaaaaactgtaaataaaaataaaaaataaaaacacagtaaacttacagaattgtaatcaGTACAGAAACCTTGATTGAATAAgtggaagcttttattaagaagggttttttcaatagaaagtagAGAGGGGATCAAACTCAACCTTATCCTTCtaagaaatattaaatatataaaaaaaagaaaattgaaaattgaaaCTTGAGGCGGTGCACCTCAGTAAGTTTCGACAGAGGAGGTGAGAGAGAGGAGAGAAAAGTGAGATAcagttttaaattttcttttcgattttgcgacttatcggtttatccaatcgatgaaccgacttcagttctgggatcgttgacacgaggtcttcgatttgaggtataaattttatatttttgatgatgtttgaaattcgtcgattttcaGAATAAATCCgaaaaattgttaaatcatacaaaaattgaagattgttgaatagtgtatgattttaacgaagaagagatgattatagtgatgttattttgaattattcctaatttattataattagtgaattttaatcgttggattgagattgaagaattatttgtcagttattattaattctgataaatatatgcggtagaataaccgacaataaactaagttttgaagtcggaattgaattatgctatgatttgactttgatatgaatttttgaagtttcaaaagatatttgaaacttatattattgattttggatgatgttattgattgaaatgaatatgttattgatgtagatagattattatactgatatcttcaagctacatcgattggaatgaagaattgaggtatgttgcgaccggatAACATACAACAAGTAtttgtattatatgatatatgtttgattgattggattgagattacatgtctatatgccttatttattgatttgaggtggcatacatgacatgcacgttgagctatgatccttggataccctgatatgattggatttgattatggagtttgtgaacacgatgctatgtttggcattatgtggcccttaaaacataaacattagtggccccgatgattgattgagatttgggatttgatagCGCTTTGCCAacgttatcatatgagtatccctgattgaggccggtgtgctagctcgagcattgatttgatagcgattcgattgattctgacatgtgctcagtggatgggcatttgacctgatacctccacgacatacatgcattgcatatcatatatcattgtttagatatctgtgatgtatattgtggttgcttcagactgagctgtgctcaccccagatggggctgttgttgtctttgtatgtggacaatgacagttACTctaggatatcaggagaccggagatggtacttctggagggattcacagtttgagttgaggtttcgtggtctttcccagtatatatgttatgtatctatataccgggatATGtctcgaggatatgatttgttgttgtatgagttgttttgattatgtgtgggcatattttatgatgtgagatggaatactatttttagtattcaaataacatattttggactcattgtaaagaaattttaaactcgttttccgctgtaattaattaaccctaatcaaattgcttTGTAAtcacgattaggagttaagggccccacaaATCTTGTAGCATGTTAGTGTGCTAagtgttttttgttttaaattagtTATTTTTTCACCAATTATTCTTCCACAAACTGAAAATGTTGATTCGGAAGCAACACTTGAACTTTGAACGGGTATGACATCTCTTGTAATTGACGCTAACATTGAATAAAGTTGAGAATTTACTTTCCGCCAATCAAGAACATCGAAATTCTCTGTAGCCTCAATATATCGGCTTAGATAAATTTGGATCTCATTGTAATTTGTTGTTGTCACTGATTTTCATTTGAACTTTTGTTgtttcaaactttgaaagaagttGAGTGCTCCAATTTTGCTTTTATCTCTCGGCCTCTCCTCCGACTGCGCACTTGATTCATATTGTTCACTAGaatacaaatcaaacaattctttGATAGAATGCATGATTGACTTCCTTTGAACATCAACATTCTTATAAAgaaatttagcataatattaaaaaaacacgTCTAACACACTTTgactttgattttgattttgacttTGACTAgaataaaataatgtttttaaaccatTCATAATTGGGATATTgtcccaatattttaaaatttttattttcatatatgaAACAAAAGCATGCATAACAAAATCATTAcgatattaaatatatttattaattatattgaaAGGCAAAGATAGAAATATGGTTGAAGTAGGGTACTTAATGCTAAAAAATTTCTCGCttgcttctttaaaaatttctaacaaagaAATATAGTTCTTCAAACTATTCCAATCATCGTTAGTCAACATTAAAGATTCTACCGCAATATAATTGTAATATGGAGTGACTAAATATTGAAAACATAACAGAGTATGGAGTAGGTGATATAAAGAATTTAATCTGGTTTCAAGTACAGGAAAAGGAAATTGTTTAGATTTAATCATATTTGATTCGACTAGTGTTTCCAATCACGTCAATATCTTCTTTTACATTATAATTTCCCACATATTTTGAATATTCTATTAAAATAGAGATATGCTCATCACATGCACATTTAACACATAAGTTAATATGACATGCACATCTAACATGAAGAAAATTACTATCTAAAATCGATTTTGTGAATCTATAAGATATTTAATCGCAAGAGTATTGGCACTCGCATTGTCTAATGTGATcgatattgttttattttttatgtcataaatcttaataacatttaaaacatattagTGTATGCATTGTGTGACGATTCTAAATGATCTAGcgctaaaattttttttgcataGTCCAAGTTTCATCAATCTAGTGACATGCAATAACAAGATaagatttatatttcaaattaattagTCCAAATATCATTTATCAAACTAACTttacaagaaatatttgaaagatatgACTTTAGTGtttcttgttattttttttatatatatcaaagcaatattttttaagtatgTGCTTAGAAATATTGTGAAAACAGGTTGAATAGTActagtaaattcaacaaaacttTCTTATTCAGTTATAAAAGGTTGAAAATATTTGGTACAAATTTTACGATGGATTttcgagaaattttttttgtagttgTAAAAGCTTTACCATTTGATAGATTAATTTTTTGTTGGGTTAATTCCCTACCGAATGATTGTAGCATATCAGAGTCAAGTTTATGTACTTTgactaaatattttttcaaagtgCCGGTACCATCGGAACCACCATCTTTTTGTAAGAATATCTGGTTTTGTAAATTTTACATAAGACAAAATAGTTGTTCGTACCTTGTTGTTCAATATCGAACTGATCCCAAACTTTGCTTCGCTTTGCTCGAGCTTTCGTCGTGATTCCACGTGGTCAGGTTCGAGTTCATCAAAATCAGAGATGTAGACAAAATGTTCACCAAAGTcggaaataaatatattcacaTCCACCATCACCACGATATGAAGTTGATGTcattgaaatttgaattatttatatGAGTAAATTGTGAAATAgtaagtaaataataataaagataatATCGAGTGtagataaaattataactaAGTTATTGAATATATGTTGAGAAATAATAGCAAAAAGAGAAAATCGATTTAGAGAAATGTAGACTTGAGAGAAAATTGATGggtgaaaatattaaaaaaatgatcttgtatttataattgatttgtgagataaaatatatatttgcaatTTGGACTCCCCTTTGGACCAACGGCTCCAAagcctttattttttttacaaaaaattgggTTCTGGTCCAATTCTGGATCGAATCGGGTAACGGGCCGGATCCGATTCAACCGGTTCAGAAAATACTGAACAGAAAATAATAAACCAGTTCAATCTATTACACAATGGATTAGAGACGGTTTTAGATCCAGTTCACCCATATTGCACCCGATTCCGATCCGAACCTGTTCGTTAAGCATGCCTAGGTCGAGCTACCCaccacttttttaaaaataaaaataaacattgacCTTGAATGGGAATTGGATATCTTAGAGATTATGGATAAATAGTGAGCAAAGTGATGGacattaagaaaatgattaaatGATATAATGGTAGGTGAATTTTGAACAACtttgtattatttatttgaattttgtcaaactttattcaatcttaattttttatgctaatgATATTGATCGTGGAACTATTTGGTTTAATATAAAGATGGGTGACCTCATGATTTTGAGTGCACATTCGTCTTGTTTACTCTTATGGAACATTATAAGGTCAAACATCAAATGCTACATTTTAACAGTTACCAAACAATACATTCGCATTACATTTGAAAAtagtaatcaaaatatttataagatttccatttttattacaaaaataaataaataatttggaGTTCAAATTTCTATGCATCTTCAATTCTATCTTGCAATAATGGGACTTGGAACGAGGGTCCATTGCTTCCTTCAATATCTTCCCTGACCGAGTTTTCTTTTTCCTTGCCCCAAACAACAGCATATAACCCAATAACTAGCACAACTGAACCAACCACACTGCAGGAAAATGCAATCGGATTGCTCGTATAAACCAAGAATCGCGTGTCGAAAACACGTCCTACTATGAAGGACTAAAAAGCGTGAAACACCATACCTGCCAACGTAGAGAACTTCGTTAAAGAAGATGACGCCGGTGATCATAGAAATGACGATCACCAAGGGGTTGAACATGGTAACGAAAAGCGGTCCTGTCCTCGAAAGGCACCAAGACATCACATATATTCGGAACGATATGTTGACGAGTCCCTACATTGGCGAAACGAGAGAACTTGTTATAATCAAACAAGAAATAAAATGTCCCAGGTCTAAAAATTAAGGTTGAAATATATATTAACTTTTTTGGATACAAGATCGAATTTCCAACATTTATATTAGGCTACTCTGTGCACAAATACAATTTCCCAACAGAACCCGTCATTGCTATGATCTTCAATGTTATATTACATAGGTTAATCTcacatttgcatattttcattATTCCCTACTTGTATCTTTATAAACAAATGTATGAAATTGGAGTAAAAGATGATCAATTTTGATCAAGGTTCGAATGGGTTTTGGCAGATCGATTGGTAAAAGAAAATCTGACTTTCAAATAGATAAGTTTAGTatgtttattttctcaaaaccaATTTCGGATGAATGTGATATCTATAGACAAAGTGAGTTTCTCAAAAGCTAATAATGTGAAGGTTCTAAAAAACACGAAGCGTGGTGAATCATTTATATCAAGCATTAAGAATTGCAAGATTGATAATTTCAAGTCAAACAATAGAAACACCATAAGTCTAATGATtgaatgaataaaatttcaagttctaaaaaaaaatttgaagactTAAAATTGAACTCCAAGAAAAGTATCATTTTCTTACCGCATATAATACAGCAACTAAGCCCATCTCAGCTTGTAACTTCCAAGCAGTTAAATCTTTTTCTGCGATCAGAGCAATAACCGAGGATTGTATGGTCAGAAAAACACAGTAAATCGCCACTATGATCATCTCCACGGGGTATATCTTGAGAATCGTCGTCTAATATAACATACCAATGAATTATATCAAACTTTGCAACATCTTTGTAAACTTATTTAGCCTTACAAGAATCAAACCTGTACTATAGACCACACTGCGGTTAAAAAAGCAGCCATTGCAAGCAAACTTCCTCCAAGAACCCAATTTTGTGGTAATGCCAAAACGTGTACCGAAGAGGTAAATCTTGATGGTTTGTTCAAGATTGCTGCCCCTTTGTACAGCGTCACAATAGACGCCCCCGCGATTAAAATTATAGTTCCCAAGAACTTGAGTATTCCACTTGATCTTTTCAAATTTAGTGTTTCCATCCTAAGGTTATCAAGATTTACGTTAGTGCTCGATTATCGAATGCGAAAAGGAGTGAAATCTGATATACCTGAATATGATGGCGAGTATGTAAGCAAAACCTGGAACCAGATTCAGTAACTCTGATCCGAGTATGGGGGAGCTATAGTTGATACCAGCATAACTCCCGAGATCTGCTAAGCAACTTGTCACaggaaaaatcaagaaaacaacCTTAAATACGATGATCTTGGAATTAAAACTGAATCCGACCCGGGATCGAAGGCTTATTGTTTAACCAAAAGATATAGTTAATTGTAATTGTGTaatataaatcatttaaatgtcCCCAATTCTTGGTTTGGATCGATGTCATGACGGGGTAATTAATGCTTCTCGACACAAACAATCCAACCGACTAGTTAAGTAATGAATTACCCACACAAAGCAAGCAAGAAAATTCTCCAAACAACCGCAAACGTAACCGGTGGGAATTTAGACCTGCAAATAATCAAATACCCAATACAGCCCAcataaatttcttgaaaaatacatacCCAC
This is a stretch of genomic DNA from Primulina huaijiensis isolate GDHJ02 unplaced genomic scaffold, ASM1229523v2 scaffold10801, whole genome shotgun sequence. It encodes these proteins:
- the LOC140965562 gene encoding WAT1-related protein At3g28050-like — protein: MHEAVQSCAPQRQPNSAMQSRRRAACGGMSRQFLLPFVGMVVAMTALSTNLTVSKMAMSKGVSFYILSVYSNGLATLVLLPTAFIFRRSKFPPVTFAVVWRIFLLALCGCLADLGSYAGINYSSPILGSELLNLVPGFAYILAIIFRMETLNLKRSSGILKFLGTIILIAGASIVTLYKGAAILNKPSRFTSSVHVLALPQNWVLGGSLLAMAAFLTAVWSIVQTTILKIYPVEMIIVAIYCVFLTIQSSVIALIAEKDLTAWKLQAEMGLVAVLYAGLVNISFRIYVMSWCLSRTGPLFVTMFNPLVIVISMITGVIFFNEVLYVGSVVGSVVLVIGLYAVVWGKEKENSVREDIEGSNGPSFQVPLLQDRIEDA